In the genome of Cellvibrio sp. KY-YJ-3, one region contains:
- a CDS encoding tetratricopeptide repeat protein, with translation MKKIAQIAAITLSVALIGCGEDKSENAETALRHQNSAKVYQQQGQLRAAMLEARNAIQLAPDSADAYISLARILNATGAYSSVVTMLDNVVAELPGVSAELASAHIEMKKYRTALDVMQTHPAAVSDAALHYQQSYLTVKANIALGEKDAYAKALESFKSLPNSAQDAKYLEASILLAQGQSEAALLLLQEVVAQDETHFEALVLLGNLSLYENKLTAAEEYLTKALALVPNTDVITVDRAKVLTQLTEVLIQQGRTSEAYTYQKLLADANPERNVAQQKFNDAMELYQQGKFSDAEKLLKELRKDYPDDRNTATLLGMVEFQQGADQNAIDLFDQFIDPETAAPSVIQAAALAKFRSNQMDEAITLLKNAAERQPNNPTILATYGLALLDRDPASADGAIALEKSLALEPKQQRIRIALAKRYMAIEQPEQAIAQLQKAFEEQPMDLMVQQTYFKTLLANGFDDRAEEVLKEFQRQNPGSPRGAFLQGWFSLYKKDYKEAEKFFEQALSIKGNNEKQLSFAGLAQVYNEQKLPHKAVVAWQSIVELDPKNLNSYRLWLVQMVRLDRIKEAVSFLENLEQNSSDWQPSAVLAQLLSSQKQNKAALVHLERALEKSNNAQNVQQIAANLYTTYAGELLAADNVGEARNYLLKASALFPDNITYLAGLVETEIAAGNYAEAQKLLDQFEKNKQTESGLFYLQGMIRSAEGKADEAFTFYQQSWQSKPTELAADSIYKHYLAQDQKEQAEKFVGEWLEKFPQSYRASLLKALDAQENNDVPAAIEGYESALQKAPNSPVILNNLAWSYYLEKDSRAEETAKKAYELAPNSAAVLDTYGWILVENGKVSEGISYLERAANLAADNAEIQEHLTQARERLKNQ, from the coding sequence ATGAAAAAAATTGCACAGATTGCAGCCATTACACTGAGTGTTGCATTGATAGGATGTGGTGAAGACAAAAGCGAAAATGCAGAAACGGCATTGCGCCATCAAAATTCTGCCAAAGTCTATCAACAGCAAGGGCAGTTGCGTGCGGCGATGCTTGAAGCGCGTAACGCGATCCAGTTGGCTCCAGATTCGGCGGATGCGTACATTTCACTCGCGCGCATACTCAATGCCACAGGCGCTTATTCATCCGTTGTAACCATGCTCGACAATGTGGTGGCAGAGTTGCCGGGCGTTTCAGCAGAGCTTGCCAGCGCCCATATTGAGATGAAAAAGTATCGTACAGCGCTTGATGTAATGCAAACGCATCCGGCCGCAGTCAGCGATGCTGCACTTCACTATCAACAATCTTATTTAACTGTCAAAGCTAATATTGCCCTGGGTGAGAAGGATGCTTACGCCAAAGCACTGGAGTCATTCAAGTCGCTGCCGAATAGCGCGCAGGATGCAAAATATCTGGAAGCCAGTATTCTGCTCGCACAAGGTCAATCCGAAGCTGCACTTCTATTATTGCAAGAAGTTGTAGCGCAAGATGAAACACATTTTGAAGCGCTGGTTTTGCTGGGTAATCTATCGCTTTATGAAAATAAATTAACCGCTGCAGAAGAATACTTAACAAAAGCGTTGGCGCTGGTTCCAAACACCGACGTCATCACAGTCGATCGCGCAAAAGTATTAACGCAATTAACAGAAGTGCTTATCCAGCAGGGTCGCACCAGCGAAGCTTACACCTATCAAAAACTGTTAGCGGACGCCAACCCTGAGCGTAATGTTGCCCAGCAAAAATTTAACGATGCAATGGAATTGTATCAGCAGGGAAAATTCAGCGATGCTGAAAAACTGTTGAAAGAATTACGTAAAGACTATCCAGATGACAGAAATACAGCGACGCTGTTGGGAATGGTTGAATTTCAACAGGGCGCAGATCAAAACGCGATAGATTTGTTTGATCAGTTTATTGACCCAGAAACTGCAGCGCCGTCAGTTATCCAGGCCGCCGCATTGGCAAAATTCCGCAGTAATCAAATGGATGAGGCGATTACCCTATTAAAAAATGCGGCCGAGCGTCAACCAAACAACCCTACTATTTTAGCAACCTATGGCTTAGCGCTGTTGGATCGCGACCCTGCCAGTGCTGATGGCGCTATCGCGCTGGAAAAGAGCCTCGCATTGGAGCCAAAACAGCAGCGCATTCGCATTGCCCTAGCTAAGCGATATATGGCGATAGAGCAGCCCGAACAGGCAATTGCACAACTGCAAAAAGCCTTTGAAGAGCAACCAATGGATTTGATGGTGCAACAAACCTATTTTAAAACTCTGCTCGCAAATGGCTTTGATGATCGCGCAGAAGAAGTTTTAAAGGAGTTTCAGCGTCAAAACCCGGGTAGCCCGCGCGGTGCATTTTTGCAGGGCTGGTTTTCTCTGTATAAAAAAGATTACAAAGAAGCAGAAAAATTCTTTGAGCAGGCGTTATCTATTAAAGGGAATAACGAAAAGCAGTTGTCCTTTGCTGGTCTTGCCCAAGTTTACAATGAGCAAAAATTGCCGCACAAAGCAGTTGTTGCCTGGCAATCTATCGTTGAGTTAGATCCTAAAAACTTAAATTCATACCGTTTGTGGTTAGTTCAAATGGTGCGTTTGGATCGTATTAAAGAGGCGGTCAGCTTCCTGGAAAACCTGGAACAAAACAGCAGCGACTGGCAACCGTCCGCTGTGCTGGCTCAGTTGTTATCCTCGCAGAAACAAAATAAAGCGGCGCTGGTTCATTTGGAGCGTGCTCTGGAAAAAAGTAATAACGCACAAAATGTGCAGCAAATAGCAGCCAATCTGTACACCACCTATGCTGGTGAATTGCTTGCGGCTGATAATGTTGGGGAAGCGAGAAATTATCTGCTCAAGGCAAGTGCATTATTTCCCGACAACATCACCTATCTTGCCGGATTAGTCGAGACAGAAATTGCAGCGGGTAATTATGCAGAGGCACAAAAACTGCTCGATCAATTTGAAAAAAATAAACAAACAGAGTCAGGATTGTTTTATTTACAAGGGATGATCCGTAGTGCAGAAGGTAAAGCAGATGAAGCCTTTACATTTTATCAGCAGTCCTGGCAATCCAAGCCAACTGAATTAGCGGCTGATTCTATTTATAAACACTATCTGGCACAGGATCAAAAAGAGCAGGCCGAAAAATTTGTTGGGGAATGGTTGGAAAAGTTCCCACAAAGTTACCGGGCCAGTTTATTGAAAGCTTTGGATGCCCAGGAAAATAATGACGTTCCCGCCGCTATTGAAGGCTATGAGAGTGCCTTACAAAAAGCACCCAATTCCCCCGTTATATTAAATAACCTCGCGTGGAGTTATTACCTTGAAAAGGATTCGCGCGCAGAAGAAACGGCAAAAAAGGCTTATGAGCTGGCTCCAAATTCCGCAGCGGTATTAGATACCTACGGATGGATTTTGGTAGAGAATGGCAAGGTAAGTGAAGGAATTAGTTATTTGGAGCGCGCTGCCAATCTCGCTGCAGATAATGCCGAGATCCAAGAGCATCTTACACAAGCGCGTGAAAGGCTTAAAAACCAGTAG